Proteins encoded in a region of the Rhodococcus sp. SBT000017 genome:
- a CDS encoding Asp23/Gls24 family envelope stress response protein: MTERDRSEDIADAVLAIDGVVGLHGGMFGEAATYLPGRRIAGIRIGENGTEVHVTLEFGVAVRETADAVRRTVAAMVDGPVHVTVEDIVRV; encoded by the coding sequence ATGACGGAGCGTGACAGGTCCGAGGACATCGCCGACGCCGTTCTGGCGATCGACGGTGTCGTCGGGCTGCACGGCGGCATGTTCGGCGAAGCCGCTACGTACCTACCCGGACGCAGGATCGCCGGCATCCGAATCGGGGAGAACGGAACCGAGGTTCACGTCACTCTCGAATTCGGGGTTGCGGTCCGCGAGACCGCCGATGCCGTGCGTCGCACAGTTGCGGCGATGGTCGACGGGCCCGTGCACGTCACCGTCGAGGACATTGTGCGAGTCTGA